The following are encoded in a window of Salinibacter grassmerensis genomic DNA:
- a CDS encoding dihydrolipoyl dehydrogenase family protein: protein MTTDCDVLVIGGGAGGLSAAGIATNLGAKTTMIERDALGGDCTWTGCVPSKTLLKAAKVVHQARTASRYGLTDQPVDVDFAGVMDHVRQVRQDVYEEADAPEIFEDLDIDVRQGDAHFIDSHTVAVKRGDGRTEQVTGRHVIVAAGANPLVPPIDGLQAVDYLTNETLFELETQPERLAIVGAGPIGTEMAQAFARLGTEVVVLDRANRILSNDDAELAATLRETLAGEGVEYVLDAQVDQVSQDDGTITISAGAQGAVEADALLLATGRTANVDGLRLDAAGIDYTRQGITVDDRCRTSQGHVYAVGDVTGRYQFTHMSNHMAKVAVTNALLKVPSTIDSDHVPWVTYTEPELAHVGAHAADLDDQGVSYETYRFPYDQLDRAITESETTGQIKVHAKSLTGKILGASVLGERAGELITAFTIAMRNGVTLRNIGDTIHPYPAYGEGVRRVADQWYVQKQSSTVTKVLQTVFGYRGPVLKYGPDEIV from the coding sequence ATGACGACCGACTGCGATGTCCTTGTGATTGGCGGCGGCGCCGGCGGCCTCTCCGCGGCCGGCATCGCCACCAACCTCGGCGCCAAGACCACCATGATCGAGCGCGACGCCCTTGGTGGCGACTGCACCTGGACCGGCTGCGTGCCGAGCAAGACGCTCCTCAAGGCGGCCAAGGTGGTCCACCAGGCCCGGACGGCCAGCCGATACGGCCTCACCGACCAGCCCGTCGACGTCGACTTCGCGGGCGTCATGGACCACGTCCGTCAGGTGCGGCAGGACGTGTACGAGGAGGCCGACGCGCCGGAAATCTTCGAGGACCTGGACATCGACGTGCGGCAGGGCGATGCGCACTTCATCGACAGCCACACCGTGGCGGTGAAGCGGGGGGACGGGCGTACCGAGCAGGTGACGGGCCGCCACGTGATCGTGGCCGCGGGGGCCAACCCGCTCGTTCCTCCCATCGACGGCCTGCAGGCGGTCGATTACCTGACGAACGAGACGCTGTTCGAGCTGGAGACGCAGCCGGAGCGGCTCGCGATCGTGGGGGCCGGGCCCATTGGGACCGAGATGGCGCAGGCCTTCGCGCGCCTTGGCACGGAGGTCGTCGTGCTCGACAGGGCCAACCGCATCCTCTCGAACGACGACGCCGAGCTGGCCGCCACGCTACGCGAGACGCTGGCGGGGGAGGGCGTGGAGTACGTGTTGGACGCACAGGTAGACCAGGTCTCTCAGGACGACGGCACGATCACGATTTCGGCGGGGGCCCAGGGCGCGGTGGAGGCCGATGCGCTCCTCCTCGCCACGGGCCGCACGGCCAACGTCGACGGCCTCCGCCTCGACGCCGCGGGCATCGACTACACCCGCCAGGGCATCACCGTCGACGACCGGTGCCGCACCAGTCAAGGGCACGTCTACGCCGTGGGCGACGTGACGGGCCGCTACCAGTTTACGCACATGAGCAACCACATGGCCAAGGTGGCGGTCACGAACGCGCTCCTGAAGGTGCCGTCCACGATCGACAGCGACCATGTGCCGTGGGTCACCTACACGGAGCCGGAGCTGGCACACGTGGGCGCCCACGCCGCCGACCTTGACGACCAGGGCGTCTCGTACGAGACCTACCGCTTTCCCTACGACCAGCTCGACCGCGCCATTACCGAAAGCGAAACGACCGGCCAGATCAAGGTGCACGCCAAGTCGCTCACCGGGAAAATTTTGGGCGCGAGCGTACTCGGCGAGCGGGCGGGCGAGCTCATCACGGCGTTCACCATCGCCATGCGCAACGGCGTCACGCTCCGCAACATCGGCGACACGATCCATCCGTACCCGGCCTACGGCGAAGGAGTGCGCCGCGTGGCCGACCAGTGGTACGTGCAGAAGCAGTCGTCCACCGTCACAAAGGTACTCCAAACGGTCTTTGGCTACCGCGGGCCCGTGCTCAAGTACGGACCGGACGAGATCGTGTAG
- a CDS encoding Ig-like domain-containing protein, whose translation MSIRLVLATGLVAVASTLLLVPPAHGQSLVVEPARPTLQVGQNQQLEAYYVSADGERTRDTTVAFYARGDGALTSRDGRVTAEAPGTHEIIALRPGTDTQDRIVQRVSVTVAQPPVGEVAFAEAPARIYAGTNVPLSVEARATNGQARDDVTVEVESQNPEVATVDRLHRVHGASPGTVTLTARAEGQTATTTVEVVENPVASLDLSGGADSARTGDVLDFGATARTAAGTAVGDAPIHYAVRTDHTEEIAPGATAEIGSDGRFVAEDAGQYTVVATSGAHTATHTVSVTPRDLEGSIEVVGRGRVSNVHTSDLWVWEAPDGRDYAITGTWGGDGEAYFWDVTEPSNITPVDTVTVDARTVNDVKVSDDGRTCIISREGASDRKNGMVVLDCSDPTDVSIVTEYTNRLTGGVHNLFIYEDHVYALSNGRRYEIINIEDRANPTRVTDFELETPGHSIHDVWVEDGIAYSSNWDDGVVMVDVGNGVRGGSPSNPVEIGRYAYPSGWNHAAFPYDDGETGKDWVVAGDEAFPNGLNTENEPTIPAGWLHFVDVTNPDNPSEEARYRVPEAGSHNYWVDGDTLYVAYYNAGLRVVDLSGDLKGNLYEQGREIAHLKSPDPEGRIPNATMAWGPQPYKGHVFFSDWNSGLWAVELTSGE comes from the coding sequence ATGTCTATTCGCCTCGTGCTCGCGACGGGACTTGTCGCCGTCGCGTCTACGCTCCTCCTTGTCCCGCCCGCCCACGGCCAGTCGCTGGTTGTTGAGCCGGCCCGTCCCACCCTCCAGGTCGGCCAGAACCAGCAGTTGGAGGCCTATTACGTAAGCGCTGATGGGGAGCGCACGCGCGATACGACCGTCGCCTTCTACGCCCGGGGCGACGGCGCGCTCACGTCTCGCGACGGACGAGTGACCGCGGAGGCCCCCGGCACCCACGAGATCATCGCCCTGCGCCCCGGCACCGACACCCAAGACCGCATCGTACAGCGCGTATCGGTGACGGTCGCCCAGCCCCCGGTCGGCGAGGTGGCGTTCGCCGAGGCGCCGGCGCGAATCTACGCGGGCACGAATGTGCCCCTCTCCGTGGAGGCGCGGGCGACGAACGGACAGGCCCGCGATGATGTGACGGTCGAGGTGGAGAGCCAGAATCCGGAGGTGGCCACGGTGGACCGTCTGCACCGCGTCCACGGCGCCTCGCCCGGCACCGTCACGCTGACGGCCCGGGCCGAGGGACAGACGGCCACTACGACCGTCGAGGTCGTTGAGAACCCGGTCGCGTCTCTCGACCTGAGCGGCGGGGCCGACTCGGCCCGCACCGGCGACGTGCTTGACTTTGGGGCGACGGCCCGCACGGCGGCGGGCACGGCCGTGGGCGACGCGCCGATCCACTACGCCGTCCGCACCGACCACACCGAAGAGATTGCGCCGGGCGCCACCGCCGAGATTGGATCCGATGGGCGCTTCGTGGCGGAGGACGCTGGGCAGTACACCGTCGTGGCCACGAGCGGGGCGCACACCGCCACGCACACCGTCTCCGTGACGCCCCGCGACCTGGAGGGCTCGATTGAGGTCGTGGGCCGGGGGCGCGTCTCCAACGTGCACACCTCGGACCTCTGGGTGTGGGAGGCCCCCGACGGCCGCGACTACGCCATCACCGGCACGTGGGGCGGTGACGGGGAGGCCTATTTTTGGGACGTCACGGAGCCCTCCAACATCACCCCTGTCGACACGGTCACCGTGGACGCCCGCACGGTCAACGACGTGAAGGTGAGCGACGACGGGCGCACCTGTATCATCAGCCGCGAGGGGGCGTCTGACCGAAAGAACGGCATGGTTGTTCTCGACTGTTCGGACCCGACCGACGTGTCGATCGTCACCGAGTACACGAACCGCCTCACCGGCGGCGTCCACAACCTGTTCATCTACGAGGACCACGTCTACGCCCTTAGCAACGGCCGCCGCTACGAAATTATCAACATCGAGGATCGGGCGAATCCGACCCGGGTGACCGACTTCGAGCTCGAGACGCCCGGCCATTCCATTCACGACGTGTGGGTGGAGGACGGCATTGCCTACTCGTCGAACTGGGACGACGGGGTCGTGATGGTGGACGTGGGCAACGGCGTGAGGGGCGGCTCGCCCTCGAACCCGGTGGAGATCGGGCGCTACGCCTACCCGAGCGGCTGGAACCACGCCGCGTTTCCGTACGACGATGGGGAGACGGGCAAGGACTGGGTCGTCGCGGGCGACGAGGCCTTCCCCAACGGCCTGAACACCGAGAACGAGCCCACCATTCCGGCCGGCTGGCTCCACTTCGTCGACGTCACCAACCCCGACAATCCGTCTGAGGAGGCGCGGTACCGCGTGCCCGAGGCCGGCTCGCACAACTACTGGGTGGACGGCGACACCCTGTACGTCGCCTACTACAACGCCGGACTGCGCGTGGTGGACCTGTCCGGGGACCTGAAGGGGAACCTCTACGAGCAGGGCCGCGAGATTGCGCACCTCAAGTCCCCCGACCCCGAGGGCCGCATCCCCAACGCCACGATGGCGTGGGGGCCGCAGCCGTACAAGGGCCATGTCTTCTTCTCCGACTGGAATTCGGGCCTCTGGGCCGTCGAGTTGACGAGTGGAGAGTAA
- a CDS encoding YncE family protein, with product MRTLRAVLAVLLAFCLLGLVQAPAFGQDYYAYVASESADEVALVRFNAETESATVEETVAVGYIAPETEGAHGMTVAPNGEHWFVSIAHGKPYGRVAKYETGTNAKVDTAHVGMFPATMEISSVTGLLYVANFNLHGEPEPGTVSAVDPEAMTEVDQIETGIMPHGSRFAPDGRTHYSVSMMDGTLHEIDALTGQVTRTLTTGEGTPKPTWADPHPSEPFVYVAHNGADEVAVVDRDDWTVTQRLRTGEGTAPYNLEVAPDGSTLVVSYKGTGETGIWNLETGERAARLSNTQSVTHGVVVAPDSRYAFVSAEGRGDDPGAVDVVDLGTNERVASVEVGPQAGGIAFWKVEKTTTSAR from the coding sequence ATGCGCACGCTCCGGGCTGTCCTAGCTGTCCTACTCGCGTTCTGTCTTCTCGGGCTGGTCCAGGCGCCGGCCTTCGGCCAGGACTACTACGCCTACGTCGCGTCTGAGTCGGCCGACGAGGTGGCCCTGGTGCGGTTCAATGCGGAGACCGAATCGGCGACCGTTGAGGAAACCGTCGCCGTCGGCTACATCGCGCCCGAGACGGAGGGGGCGCACGGCATGACGGTGGCGCCGAACGGGGAGCACTGGTTCGTCTCCATCGCCCACGGCAAGCCCTACGGCCGCGTTGCCAAGTACGAGACGGGGACGAACGCAAAGGTCGACACCGCCCACGTCGGCATGTTTCCGGCCACGATGGAGATCTCCTCCGTGACGGGCCTGCTTTACGTCGCGAACTTCAACCTCCACGGCGAGCCGGAGCCGGGCACCGTCTCCGCCGTCGACCCCGAGGCGATGACGGAGGTGGACCAGATCGAGACGGGCATCATGCCGCATGGCTCCCGCTTCGCGCCGGACGGGCGCACGCACTACTCGGTGAGCATGATGGACGGCACGCTCCACGAAATCGACGCGCTGACGGGTCAGGTGACGCGCACCCTCACGACTGGCGAGGGCACCCCGAAGCCGACCTGGGCCGATCCGCATCCGTCTGAGCCGTTCGTGTACGTGGCCCACAACGGGGCCGACGAGGTGGCCGTGGTCGACCGGGACGACTGGACGGTCACGCAGCGGCTGCGGACGGGCGAGGGGACCGCGCCGTACAACCTAGAGGTGGCGCCGGACGGGTCGACGCTCGTGGTGTCCTACAAAGGCACTGGCGAGACCGGCATCTGGAACCTGGAGACGGGCGAGCGTGCGGCCCGTTTGTCGAATACGCAGTCCGTCACGCACGGTGTGGTCGTTGCGCCGGACAGCCGCTACGCGTTCGTCTCGGCGGAAGGGCGGGGCGACGACCCGGGCGCCGTGGACGTGGTGGACCTTGGCACGAACGAGCGGGTCGCCTCGGTGGAGGTCGGGCCCCAAGCCGGGGGCATTGCGTTCTGGAAGGTGGAGAAGACCACCACCTCCGCCCGATGA
- a CDS encoding GIY-YIG nuclease family protein, which translates to MTDAPGTYALLLRADEASEIEVGALGKMEVRPSAYVYVGSAFGPGGLQARVARHARGDGALHWHVDYLRAVTTLEAVWYTHDPERRECTWAEVLRARPGATVPLDGFGASDCDCPAHLVRFDPSPLFHTFREFVQAVYPDHKPIRQRTPAEEM; encoded by the coding sequence ATGACGGACGCGCCCGGAACGTACGCGCTTCTCCTGCGGGCCGACGAGGCCAGCGAGATTGAGGTGGGGGCACTCGGGAAGATGGAGGTGCGCCCCAGCGCATACGTCTACGTGGGGAGTGCCTTCGGGCCCGGCGGCCTTCAGGCGCGGGTGGCGCGGCACGCCCGGGGCGACGGGGCGCTGCACTGGCACGTCGACTACCTGCGCGCCGTCACGACCCTCGAGGCGGTCTGGTACACCCACGATCCGGAGCGCCGCGAGTGCACCTGGGCGGAAGTCCTCCGAGCACGTCCCGGGGCCACCGTCCCGCTCGACGGCTTCGGGGCGTCGGACTGTGACTGCCCAGCTCACCTGGTCCGGTTCGATCCGTCGCCCCTTTTCCATACCTTCCGAGAGTTCGTTCAGGCGGTGTATCCCGATCACAAACCCATCCGCCAACGGACGCCCGCCGAAGAGATGTAG
- a CDS encoding YccF domain-containing protein: protein MRTLGNLLWLLLGGIYMGLGWWLAGLLMYVSIVGIPFGRSCFEIGTFTFLPFGREAVRRDLLTGEGDVGTSPLGTFGNVLWFVLCGWWLALGHLVTAAALIVTIIGIPFGIQHVKIAGLTLSPIGKAVVREEVAQAARGR, encoded by the coding sequence ATGCGCACCCTCGGCAACCTCCTCTGGCTTCTGCTCGGCGGCATCTACATGGGTCTCGGCTGGTGGCTGGCCGGGCTGCTGATGTACGTCTCCATCGTGGGCATCCCGTTCGGGCGGTCCTGCTTCGAGATCGGCACGTTCACCTTTCTGCCGTTCGGCCGTGAGGCGGTGCGGCGCGACCTGCTCACGGGCGAAGGCGACGTCGGGACGAGCCCGCTTGGGACATTCGGCAACGTGCTCTGGTTTGTGCTCTGCGGCTGGTGGCTCGCGCTGGGGCACCTCGTTACGGCCGCGGCCCTCATCGTGACGATCATCGGCATCCCGTTCGGCATCCAGCACGTCAAGATCGCGGGCCTGACCCTCTCGCCCATCGGCAAAGCGGTGGTGCGGGAGGAGGTCGCGCAGGCGGCACGGGGTCGTTGA
- a CDS encoding glycosyltransferase family 117 protein: MSRRVLHRCVATLIFGVALLLYGTTVTPTTAFWDTGEFIASAHTLQVNHPPGAPLYLLIGHLASLLVPAEYVALAVNSVSVVCSALTVTLTHLIIVRLTERWSSPETGPSDRARDLPTLGGGGVGAFTLAAADSFWFNAVEAEVYALAAFLTALACWLALRWSARVDEDALQDHGAWAALSAHRYLILIGLVFGLAIGVHLLSLLAFVFVGVVVYGTAVERDAWDSRTRWLGRAGAAGAIGAGFLVLYPGIVQGVPQLIDASGAPLLVLVGLSGAIGTVLYVTRRRGWARTHLAILCVAAVLVGYSVYALVPLRSATDPPIDINDPETTEALVSYLNRAQYGSTPLFSGPSFNDQTGRVSQRGETRLFPRRHSPDPQHWRIYEQYASDWSYFWEYQVGHMYLRYLGWNFAGKSSDTQNAPVWTGIPTVDASVQPANGALRTPSERESRNAYYAFPLLLGLFGAVYHFAWDEQRALAVLALFLTTGLGIVVYLNQTPMQPRPRDYSFVGNFFAFSLWVGLGASGLLASLRQGLNRLRIRGPSVQAACGTGMVLLLLVVPGQMLRENYGDHDRSGRQAARDFARNMLTSVEKDSILFTYGDNDTYPLWYLQNVEGVRPDVRVVNLSLLGTPWYIKQLKRRENASAPVPLSFSRDEIEQLRYMRWSPKTVQIPVQKDALLSNQPALTKALGTSQSVEQPMMSWRIQGRPGGQDRRMLSVADQVVYDILRANANQGWERPVYFAVTTPRSSRLNLESHLHLEGLAHRVAPIRHDQSQSRVVPGFSDAPFDDFRLTNLADPSVHYGGTARGTIGLHYRIWPSLTARRLAEKGHKKRARRLLNRFTDKVPFDVIPADTSWRLQIAHAYRAADAPDRACATASSTEPLVLDDLRTATGKRALNQALRQAGRLRGLYRTAGAQPALNQFDERLSPVLDGLPVSLPQNVRRRLGLPSSPS, from the coding sequence ATGTCTCGACGCGTCCTGCACCGCTGCGTCGCCACGCTCATCTTCGGCGTCGCCCTGCTGCTCTACGGCACCACCGTCACCCCAACCACCGCCTTCTGGGACACCGGCGAGTTTATCGCCAGCGCGCACACCCTTCAGGTCAACCACCCACCCGGGGCGCCCCTCTACCTGCTCATCGGACACCTCGCCTCGCTACTGGTGCCGGCCGAGTACGTCGCACTCGCCGTCAACTCGGTGTCGGTGGTGTGTAGTGCCCTCACGGTGACGCTGACCCACCTCATCATCGTCCGGCTGACGGAGCGGTGGTCCTCCCCCGAGACGGGGCCGTCAGACCGGGCCCGCGATCTGCCCACCCTCGGCGGCGGGGGGGTAGGCGCCTTCACGCTCGCCGCGGCGGATTCGTTCTGGTTCAACGCCGTCGAGGCCGAGGTGTACGCCCTGGCCGCGTTCCTGACCGCCCTGGCGTGTTGGCTGGCGCTTCGGTGGAGTGCTCGCGTAGACGAGGATGCGCTTCAGGACCACGGCGCCTGGGCCGCCCTTTCGGCCCACCGCTACCTGATCCTCATCGGGCTCGTCTTTGGCCTGGCGATCGGCGTGCATCTGCTCAGCCTGCTCGCCTTCGTGTTCGTGGGCGTGGTGGTGTACGGCACCGCGGTGGAACGGGACGCGTGGGACTCTCGGACGCGCTGGCTTGGTCGCGCCGGGGCGGCAGGGGCCATCGGGGCGGGATTCCTCGTTCTCTACCCCGGCATCGTGCAGGGAGTGCCTCAGCTAATCGACGCGAGCGGGGCGCCCCTCCTCGTCCTCGTGGGGCTGTCCGGCGCCATCGGCACCGTTCTCTACGTAACGCGACGCCGCGGATGGGCTCGCACCCACCTGGCGATCCTGTGCGTGGCGGCCGTCCTTGTGGGATACTCCGTCTACGCCCTCGTGCCACTCCGCAGTGCCACCGACCCGCCCATCGACATCAACGACCCGGAGACGACGGAGGCACTGGTGTCGTACCTCAACCGCGCGCAGTACGGGTCGACGCCGCTCTTTTCGGGCCCCAGCTTCAACGACCAGACCGGGCGCGTCTCTCAGCGCGGCGAGACGCGCCTCTTCCCCCGCCGCCACTCCCCGGACCCACAGCACTGGCGGATCTACGAGCAGTACGCGTCCGACTGGTCGTACTTCTGGGAGTACCAGGTGGGGCACATGTACCTCCGCTACCTGGGCTGGAACTTCGCGGGCAAGAGCAGCGACACGCAGAACGCCCCGGTCTGGACGGGAATCCCGACGGTCGATGCGTCGGTTCAGCCGGCCAACGGGGCCCTCCGCACCCCAAGCGAGAGGGAGAGCCGAAACGCGTACTACGCCTTTCCCCTTCTGCTCGGGCTCTTCGGGGCGGTGTACCACTTCGCGTGGGACGAACAACGGGCCCTGGCGGTCCTCGCCCTGTTTCTGACGACCGGGCTCGGCATCGTCGTGTATCTCAACCAAACCCCGATGCAGCCGCGCCCACGAGACTACTCGTTCGTCGGGAATTTCTTTGCGTTCAGCCTCTGGGTGGGGCTCGGGGCCTCGGGCCTTCTCGCGTCACTTCGGCAGGGCTTGAATCGACTTCGGATCCGAGGCCCGTCCGTCCAGGCCGCCTGCGGAACCGGGATGGTCCTGCTCCTCCTCGTCGTGCCCGGGCAGATGCTGCGCGAGAACTACGGAGACCACGACCGCTCCGGCCGGCAGGCCGCCCGAGACTTCGCCCGCAACATGCTGACGAGCGTGGAGAAGGACTCGATTCTCTTCACGTACGGGGACAACGACACGTACCCCCTCTGGTATCTACAGAACGTGGAGGGGGTGCGGCCCGATGTGCGGGTGGTCAACCTGTCCCTGCTCGGCACGCCCTGGTACATCAAGCAGCTCAAGCGTCGGGAAAACGCGTCCGCCCCCGTCCCGCTCTCCTTCTCGCGGGACGAGATCGAGCAGCTCCGGTACATGCGTTGGTCGCCGAAGACGGTCCAGATTCCGGTCCAGAAAGACGCACTGCTGTCCAACCAGCCCGCCCTTACCAAGGCTCTCGGCACGTCGCAGTCGGTCGAGCAGCCGATGATGTCGTGGCGGATCCAGGGGCGCCCGGGCGGCCAGGACCGACGGATGCTCAGCGTGGCGGACCAGGTGGTCTACGACATCCTCCGGGCCAACGCAAACCAAGGTTGGGAGCGGCCGGTCTACTTCGCGGTCACGACGCCGCGAAGCAGTCGTCTCAACCTGGAGTCGCACCTCCACCTCGAAGGGCTCGCGCACCGGGTCGCCCCCATCCGTCACGATCAGTCCCAGAGCCGCGTCGTGCCGGGCTTCTCCGACGCCCCCTTCGATGATTTTCGTCTCACAAACCTCGCCGATCCGTCGGTGCACTATGGGGGAACGGCCCGAGGCACAATCGGCCTGCACTATCGGATCTGGCCCTCCCTCACGGCACGGCGTCTCGCCGAGAAGGGGCACAAAAAGCGGGCGCGGCGCCTTCTGAACCGGTTCACGGACAAGGTCCCCTTCGACGTGATTCCTGCCGACACGTCGTGGCGGCTCCAGATTGCGCATGCCTACCGGGCGGCCGACGCCCCCGACCGGGCGTGCGCCACGGCCTCGTCGACCGAGCCCCTGGTCCTGGATGACCTCCGCACTGCCACCGGCAAGCGAGCACTGAACCAGGCCCTGCGCCAGGCCGGACGCCTCCGGGGGCTGTATCGCACCGCCGGGGCCCAACCTGCCCTTAACCAGTTCGACGAGAGACTGAGCCCGGTGCTCGATGGTCTTCCGGTCTCGCTTCCGCAGAACGTCCGTCGCCGACTCGGATTGCCGTCCTCCCCCTCCTAA